Genomic segment of Hydractinia symbiolongicarpus strain clone_291-10 chromosome 5, HSymV2.1, whole genome shotgun sequence:
ACTGCATCATCAATCCCAAAAATGAAGACGAGCAgtgcttcaaatgggccgtCATTGCAGCACTGCACCACAGCGAAATCAAAAACGATCCTCAACGCATCTCGAAGCTCGAACCGTTTGTTGAACAGTACAATTGGAGTGGCATCGAGTTCCCAACTCCCAATACACACTGGAAAAAGTTTGAAAGGCAAAACCCCAACGTGGCGTTGAATGTCTACTTTTCTGAAGAAGATTTTCAGGTCAGACAGGCATATGTTTCGAAACACAACACGACACGTAAAAAGGTGGCAGATGTGCTAATCATTCAAGGAGGAGGGAAAAAGCTTTACGTTGCCATTAAAAGATACTCTGCGCTCATGCGCGGTTTATCACCTAGACATCGAGGTGATCAGTACTGTCGAAACTGCATGCACGGATTCCGCAGTCAAGAGACACGAGACAATCACATGGAAGTGTGCATGGACCATGATTTTTGCGAGATTGTCATGCCCAAAGAAGGAACAGTCCTCAAACACGAAGATGGGCAAAAGTCGCTCAGAATGCCATTTGTCATCTATGCAGACACAGAATGCCTCTTGGAACCTGTTCAAGGTTGTGATGGAGACCCTGAAAAATCACACACCAGAAACGTCAGCAAGCATGTGGCTTCAGGATATGCCTTCATGACCAAATTTGCACATGGAGAAGTTGAAGAATCATCCGACTGCTATCATGGAAAAGACTGCATGGAAAGGTTTTGCAAGGGACTGAGAGAACAAGTCAACAGAGCTATCAGACATCAACAGAAGAAGATGATCCCGCTGACTCACGAAGAGAAAGAAGCCCACAAGTCTGCAAAAAGATGCTTCATTTGCAAAGGAGTGTTCAAGAAGAACAACGAAGACATGACAATGCGCAAAGTTCGAGATCACTGTCACTACACTGGTCAGTATCGAGGAGCTGCACACGGTTCGTGCAACCTAAAATATCGCATCCCCAACGAGATTCCGGTGGTCATGCACAATCGCTCACGGTATGACGATCACATCATCATCAAGCAACTGGCCAGGGAATTCAAAAGCCACGAGTTTGAATGTCTGGGTGAAAACAGCAAAAAATACATCAGCTTCTCCATCAAGCACTCCGTCACATTTCAAGGAAAAGACGGCGAACCGCTGAAGCAGATGAGGAAGAACAAGAAAACCAACCAAATGAAAGAAGTGGAAATCAACACGACCTGCAAAATCAAGTTCATCGACAGCTGCAGGTTCATGCAAAGCTCACTGGCAAGCCTTGTGAATAAATTAGCTTGAACCAACAGTGAAAGTGTCCGCTGCAACGACTGCAAATCAAACATGGAACTCATCGAGATTGACTCAGAGTACAAGGCGCAATTCAAGTGCCAAACCTGTTACTGCTCTTACAAGACGGTGGAACTGAATGAGCATTCTATGAAGCAGAaattttccaacacattcaagcATGCAAAGGGCAATGACGAGCACTTTAGACTTTTGCTGCGTAAGGGTGTTTACCCCTACGAATACATGGATGCGTGGGAGCGTTTTGAAGAGACAGCACTTCCTCCAAAAGCACAATTTCACAGCAGCTTGAACCTTGAACACATCACCGAAAACGACTACAAGCATGCTCAAAAGGTGTGGAAGGCTCTCAACATCAAAAACCTTGGAGATTACCACGATCTCCACGTGATGAGCGACACGCTTCTTTTAGCagacgtttttgaaaattttcgagACACTTGTCAGAACATCTACGAGCTTGATCCAGCGTATTTTTACACTGCTCCAGGCCTCGCATGGCAAGCAGCTCTAAAAGTGACGGGTCAAGCGCTCGAGCTTCTCTCAGACATCGACATGCTACTGATGGTTGAAAAGGGATTCAGAGGTGGTATTTGCCAAGCAATCAAGCGCCATGCTAAGGCGAACAATCCGTACATGGGGGAATTGTTTGATGTCAATCTGTTGATCTCGTATCTGCTGTACATCGATGCCAACAATGTGTACGGAGGTGCCATGTCGCAAAAGCTGCCAACACACGGCTTTAAATGGCGTGAAGACCCCGAAAATTTTACTCAAGCTTAtatagaaaattataaaaatggagATGATGGCTATTTTCTTGAAGTGGATGTCCACTACCCGAAAAAGCTGCACAAACTCCACAACGACCTTCCATTCTTGCCTGAAAAGATGCGTCTGAACAACGACTGTGAAAAGTTCACGTTCAATGTGTTTGACAATGAAAAATACGTGCTGCACATTCGCACATTGCAGCAGGCACTGCAGCATGGATTGGTTCTCACCAAGGTGCACCGAGTCATTGAGTTCAAGCAAAGTGCTTGGGTGAAACCCTACATTGACATGAACACAAAGCTGCGAAAGGATGCCAAAAATGACTTTgagaaagacttttttaagcTGATGAATAATAGCGTGTTTGGCAAGACCATGGAGAACGTTCGCAAGCACCGTGACATCAAACTGGTGACAACGGAATGGAGGCGCAAGAAGCTCGCATCAGCTCCAAACTATCACAGCACATCAAGATTTGACAAGAAATTTGTGGCAATGGAAATGAACAAAGTGAAGGTCGTCATGAACAAACCTGTCTACCTCGGCCTCTCCATCTTGGACTTGAGCAAACTCACGATGTATGAGTTTCACTGCGACTACATCAAGGCGAAGTTTGGTGCAAGCGcagagctttgctacatggacacAGATAGTTTCGTCTACCACATCAAAAAAGACGATGTCTATAAAGATATTGCAGGTGACGTTGAATCAAGGTTTGACACATCGAATTACAGTCCCGAAGACAAACGTCCCTTGGCTATtggcaaaaaaaagaaaaaattgtgacTCATGAAGGATGAACTTGGTGGCAAAATCATGATCGAATTTGTTGCATTGaggtcaaaaatgtatgcgtacAAGACACTCGAAGGACACGAGACAAAAAAggcaaaaggaacaaaaaagtGTATCGTCAAGAAACAGATCACGTTCGCAGACTATTTGAACAGCCTGCAGACCTGTCAAAATTTGTATCGCACGCAACTGAGATTTACCAGTCGAAAACACGAGATTTTCACCGAAAAGCCGAATAAAATTGCGCTGAGTGTTGATGATGACAAGCGACTTCAAGCTCAAGGTTGGTTCACCTTTGCACATGGAAGCAGTCCTGGATTGGTTTGCAAGCAAGAATTGCTCACCAGAGTGTGGCATTGAGTGTCGCGGGatgcttcaaaaatttaaataaatgataCTTGAACTGATGTTGGTAATGTTgtacgtaattttttttttgtacgtCTACTGCAAGTTTTCCTCTCTAATAAAAGTCATGTCAGAACTGAATGAAATTTTAGACGTCTTCTTAGACACACCAGAAATGAGAGAGCAGGAAAAAGTCAACTCTCTGGAAAAAAACCAGTGGACGCCTGAGTTGGTGGGTAAACGGCTGTTAAAGAAGCTCGAGGCACAAGCGCAAAAATCATGCTCAAAAGACTTGCTGTCGAAAATGTCAGGTCTCTCTGTTTTGCACAGTTTTCAACCATCTGGACTGGAAAAAATTCAGCGAAATTGCCGAGGAGCGTCAAGCGCAAATCAAACTGCGAGAAGATGTGCTGCCTTTTCCGGATGAAATAAATGGATCAAGTTGCGCAGAAAGTGACAAAGTCCAAGAACCAAGGGCGTGTTGAGGCCGGTAAAAAGCTTGCAGAATGGAACAGAGCAAACAAGTCTTGTCAGAGTAATACTTGTTCTTCACCATCCAATCGTCGAGAGTGATTGCAGCTGATAGATAACTTTGCAAGTACCTGCACAAGTACCTGCAAGTACCTCAGCAAGTACTTTGCAAGTACCTGCACAAGTACCTGCAAGTACCTCAGCAAGTACTTCCGAAGTGGTAAAGTCGTCGCACGTTTTAGTGTTCTTAGCAGGGATTGTAGCTTTTTTCGGTTTGACCTATGTTTTCCGCCAAAAACGGTCTGAACCAAAGCCAGCAGAGAAAGTCGAGAGCACGAAAGTGAAGGCTGTGTTCGACCCATTTGGTGGTTGAT
This window contains:
- the LOC130646154 gene encoding uncharacterized protein LOC130646154, which encodes MELIEIDSEYKAQFKCQTCYCSYKTVELNEHSMKQKFSNTFKHAKGNDEHFRLLLRKGVYPYEYMDAWERFEETALPPKAQFHSSLNLEHITENDYKHAQKVWKALNIKNLGDYHDLHVMSDTLLLADVFENFRDTCQNIYELDPAYFYTAPGLAWQAALKVTGQALELLSDIDMLLMVEKGFRGGICQAIKRHAKANNPYMGELFDVNLLISYLLYIDANNVYGGAMSQKLPTHGFKWREDPENFTQAYIENYKNGDDGYFLEVDVHYPKKLHKLHNDLPFLPEKMRLNNDCEKFTFNVFDNEKYVLHIRTLQQALQHGLVLTKVHRVIEFKQSAWVKPYIDMNTKLRKDAKNDFEKDFFKLMNNSVFGKTMENVRKHRDIKLVTTEWRRKKLASAPNYHSTSRFDKKFVAMEMNKVKVVMNKPVYLGLSILDLSKLTMYEFHCDYIKAKFGASAELCYMDTDSFVYHIKKDDVYKDIAGDVESRFDTSNYSPEDKRPLAIGKKKKKL